The following coding sequences lie in one Lolium perenne isolate Kyuss_39 chromosome 2, Kyuss_2.0, whole genome shotgun sequence genomic window:
- the LOC127336773 gene encoding zinc finger CCCH domain-containing protein 30 isoform X1: protein MGSRRQRRVSWAAAPNLCKVRLFISEDSPSQAGLRPQDNLQAKGSCFMHAAGSSSDDSLPPGFESPQPTNDLKIDISQIPLIRWKCPSHILVDPDWHVASGEESKEIAIQNERMFGALEAMYPRASNIPPNPFVSPDVKDSRYDDSQTLLVPLIPVEDDDASDQPEAPLLDMPNNHHHSGKYDPERINVPQISHTLISAAQQQHYGSNGATSYDLSVEPDVLAAASAAFTAIMQSNQKGNMVDQDLLVKILSDPAQVERLTQEYNQIRHEQSRSSSVVAPVPPGPPPQKTVSASAPFSDHMTTFHNTNCTLPPPRMAVSAPVSASASFSDHMTTFQNTNSMHPPPRMALPPPMAPAPMMNRPPQGFPPVAMNRPLGSNPAMNSMNFLPGSSPAMNSMNLPPGPTPAMNSMNLARGPSPAMNAMSLPPSSNSAMNAMNIPPGSSPAMNLPPGSSQAMNFSSAPARGIPYYKTLIHQHGGERQEPPEQQRLQYGMYHQPAPPQTDAMNGTSMVNRDTKLRPMKLCAYFNGPRGCRNGANCTFLHDTSARQDDSKGSKRIKLDSRIAGRN from the exons ATGGGGTCGAGGCGGCAGAGGCGCGTCTCGTGGGCCGCCGCACCCAACCTCTGCAAG GTAAGGCTTTTTATATCCGAGGATTCCCCTTCTCAAGCTGGATTAAGACCACAAGACAATCTCCAAGCAAAAGGCTCATGTTTTATGCATGCAGCTGGATCGAGTTCAGATGATTCCCTGCCTCCAGGCTTTGAGTCACCACAGCCAACCAATGACCTCAAAATTGACATATCTCAGATTCCCCTTATTAGGTGGAAATGCCCGTCACAT ATACTAGTAGACCCAGATTGGCACGTTGCCTCTGGAGAAGAAAGCAAGGAGATAGCTATACAAAATGAAAGAATGTTTGGAGCTCTTGAGGCTATGTATCCACGTGCATCGAACATTCCTCCAAA CCCATTTGTTTCCCCTGATGTGAAAGACTCTCGTTATGATGATTCCCAAACCCTATTGGTTCCTTTGATCCCTGTTGAAGATGATGatgcttcagatcagccagaagcACCATTGCTCGATATGCCAAACAATCACCATCATTCAGGAAAGTATGACCCTGAGAGAATCAATGTGCCACAAATTTCACATACTTTAATTAGTGCTGCACAACAGCAGCACTATGGATCCAATGGTGCAACAAGTTATGATCTCTCCGTGGAGCCTGATGTGTTGGCTGCAGCCTCTGCTGCATTCACTGCAATAATGCAAAGCAACCAAAAGGGAAATATGGTTGACCAAGATCTACTTGTCAAAATACTAAGTGATCCTGCACAAGTTGAGAGGTTAACGCAAGAATATAACCAAATTAGAcatgaacaatctagaagtagttcTGTTGTTGCCCCAGTGCCACCAGGTCCACCACCCCAAAAGACAGTGAGTGCTTCCGCCCCATTTTCAGATCACATGACAACCTTCCATAACACAAATTGTACACTCCCTCCACCACGAATGGCAGTGAGTGCTCCAGTGAGTGCTTCTGCTTCTTTTTCAGATCATATGACAACCTTCCAGAACACAAATTCTATGCACCCCCCACCTCGAATGGCCCTTCCACCACCAATGGCTCCAGCGCCAATGATGAATAGACCACCTCAAGGATTTCCTCCGGTTGCCATGAATCGTCCACTAGGTTCAAATCCAGCTATGAATTCCATGAATTTTCTACCAGGTTCTAGCCCAGCTATGAATTCCATGAATCTTCCCCCAGGTCCTACTCCGGCTATGAATTCCATGAATCTTGCACGAGGTCCTAGTCCGGCTATGAATGCCATGAGTCTTCCACCAAGTTCAAATTCAGCTATGAATGCCATGAATATTCCCCCAGGATCAAGTCCAGCTATGAATCTTCCACCAGGATCAAGTCAGGCTATGAACTTTTCAAGTGCCCCAGCAAGGGGCATTCCTTATTACAAAACCCTGATCCATCAGCATGGAGGGGAGAGGCAGGAGCCACCTGAACAACAGCGACTGCAGTATGGAATGTACCACCAACCTGCTCCTCCGCAAACTGATGCCATGAACGGTACTTCTATGGTTAACAGAGATACCAAATTGAGGCCAATGAAACTATGTGCTTACTTTAATGGTCCAAGGGGTTGTCGCAATGGAGCCAACTGCACTTTTCTACATGACACGTCAGCTAGGCAGGATGACTCAAAAGGCTCAAAAAGGATTAAGTTAGACAGCAGAATAGCTGGTCGAAATTGA
- the LOC127336773 gene encoding zinc finger CCCH domain-containing protein 30 isoform X2 — MFGALEAMYPRASNIPPNPFVSPDVKDSRYDDSQTLLVPLIPVEDDDASDQPEAPLLDMPNNHHHSGKYDPERINVPQISHTLISAAQQQHYGSNGATSYDLSVEPDVLAAASAAFTAIMQSNQKGNMVDQDLLVKILSDPAQVERLTQEYNQIRHEQSRSSSVVAPVPPGPPPQKTVSASAPFSDHMTTFHNTNCTLPPPRMAVSAPVSASASFSDHMTTFQNTNSMHPPPRMALPPPMAPAPMMNRPPQGFPPVAMNRPLGSNPAMNSMNFLPGSSPAMNSMNLPPGPTPAMNSMNLARGPSPAMNAMSLPPSSNSAMNAMNIPPGSSPAMNLPPGSSQAMNFSSAPARGIPYYKTLIHQHGGERQEPPEQQRLQYGMYHQPAPPQTDAMNGTSMVNRDTKLRPMKLCAYFNGPRGCRNGANCTFLHDTSARQDDSKGSKRIKLDSRIAGRN, encoded by the exons ATGTTTGGAGCTCTTGAGGCTATGTATCCACGTGCATCGAACATTCCTCCAAA CCCATTTGTTTCCCCTGATGTGAAAGACTCTCGTTATGATGATTCCCAAACCCTATTGGTTCCTTTGATCCCTGTTGAAGATGATGatgcttcagatcagccagaagcACCATTGCTCGATATGCCAAACAATCACCATCATTCAGGAAAGTATGACCCTGAGAGAATCAATGTGCCACAAATTTCACATACTTTAATTAGTGCTGCACAACAGCAGCACTATGGATCCAATGGTGCAACAAGTTATGATCTCTCCGTGGAGCCTGATGTGTTGGCTGCAGCCTCTGCTGCATTCACTGCAATAATGCAAAGCAACCAAAAGGGAAATATGGTTGACCAAGATCTACTTGTCAAAATACTAAGTGATCCTGCACAAGTTGAGAGGTTAACGCAAGAATATAACCAAATTAGAcatgaacaatctagaagtagttcTGTTGTTGCCCCAGTGCCACCAGGTCCACCACCCCAAAAGACAGTGAGTGCTTCCGCCCCATTTTCAGATCACATGACAACCTTCCATAACACAAATTGTACACTCCCTCCACCACGAATGGCAGTGAGTGCTCCAGTGAGTGCTTCTGCTTCTTTTTCAGATCATATGACAACCTTCCAGAACACAAATTCTATGCACCCCCCACCTCGAATGGCCCTTCCACCACCAATGGCTCCAGCGCCAATGATGAATAGACCACCTCAAGGATTTCCTCCGGTTGCCATGAATCGTCCACTAGGTTCAAATCCAGCTATGAATTCCATGAATTTTCTACCAGGTTCTAGCCCAGCTATGAATTCCATGAATCTTCCCCCAGGTCCTACTCCGGCTATGAATTCCATGAATCTTGCACGAGGTCCTAGTCCGGCTATGAATGCCATGAGTCTTCCACCAAGTTCAAATTCAGCTATGAATGCCATGAATATTCCCCCAGGATCAAGTCCAGCTATGAATCTTCCACCAGGATCAAGTCAGGCTATGAACTTTTCAAGTGCCCCAGCAAGGGGCATTCCTTATTACAAAACCCTGATCCATCAGCATGGAGGGGAGAGGCAGGAGCCACCTGAACAACAGCGACTGCAGTATGGAATGTACCACCAACCTGCTCCTCCGCAAACTGATGCCATGAACGGTACTTCTATGGTTAACAGAGATACCAAATTGAGGCCAATGAAACTATGTGCTTACTTTAATGGTCCAAGGGGTTGTCGCAATGGAGCCAACTGCACTTTTCTACATGACACGTCAGCTAGGCAGGATGACTCAAAAGGCTCAAAAAGGATTAAGTTAGACAGCAGAATAGCTGGTCGAAATTGA
- the LOC127336776 gene encoding PHD finger-like domain-containing protein 5A, whose translation MAKHHPDLIMCRKQPGIAIGRLCEKCDGKCVVCDSYVRPCTLVRVCDECNYGSFQGRCVICGGVGISDAYYCKECTQQEKDRDGCPKIVNLGSAKTDLFYERKKYGFKKR comes from the coding sequence ATGGCGAAACATCACCCCGATCTCATCATGTGCCGGAAGCAGCCCGGCATCGCGATCGGCCGCTTGTGCGAGAAGTGCGACGGCAAGTGCGTGGTGTGCGACTCGTACGTGCGCCCGTGCACGCTCGTTCGCGTCTGCGACGAGTGCAACTACGGTTCGTTCCAGGGAAGGTGCGTCATCTGTGGAGGAGTCGGAATCTCAGACGCCTACTACTGCAAGGAGTGCACGCAGCAGGAGAAGGACCGAGACGGATGCCCCAAGATTGTGAATCTGGGAAGTGCCAAGACCGACCTCTTCTACGAGCGCAAGAAGTATGGTTTTAAGAAGAGATGA
- the LOC127336775 gene encoding U11/U12 small nuclear ribonucleoprotein 25 kDa protein: MDSEGASKLEEVAAYQSSEAKQARLQSMLAALLDDPILADVPRKPSLGDVDTLINLELGSAMRVTVVKLDNSQFDVAVLNTATVKDLKLAVRKKITEIEQGQMGHRHISWKHIWENYCLTHQSEKLIDDNSVLSSQGIRNNSKVCFSPHVMSRVHQKHSRRRKHRFFHGLSRKM; the protein is encoded by the exons ATGGATTCGGAAGGAGCGTCGAAACTCGAGGAGGTCGCCGCGTACCAGAGCAGCGAGGCGAAGCAGGCGAGGCTGCAGTCGATGCTCGCCGCGCTGCTCGACGACCCCATACTCGCGGACGTCCCGAGGAAGCCGTCGCTGGGGGACGTGGACACGCTCATCAACCTCGAGCTCGGCAGCGCCATGCGAGTCACCGTCGTCAAGCTGGACAACTCCCAGTTCG ATGTCGCTGTGCTGAACACTGCTACTGTCAAGGATTTGAAGCTGGCTGTCAGGAAGAAGATCACTGAGATAGAGCAGGGCCAGATGGGCCATCGGCATATCTCATG GAAGCATATTTGGGAGAACTACTGTCTGACACATCAGAGTGAGAAGTTGATAGATGACAATTCTGTACTTTCTTCTCAGGGCATTCGTAATAACTCAAAG gtttgtttctcaccgcacGTCATGTCCAGAGTTCATCAGAAGCATTCTAGGAGAAGAAAACACCGTTTCTTCCATGGTCTTAGCAGGAAAATGTAA